Within the Glycine soja cultivar W05 chromosome 3, ASM419377v2, whole genome shotgun sequence genome, the region TGGCACCCCTGTAGCAGGAATCCACCTTTCCCCTTGCAGAAACTGGTTCACAGTGAAGGGTGTGGCCTCACTAGCACTCCTCAGCACATGAAAACCAGGCCAGTTCACCCTATTCTGTGTAGAGGCACCATAACCTGTGTTCAAGTACTCTCCATAGTACAAAGTTGAGAGTGCAAATTCTCCACTCCATTCACCCCACCCTCTAGGGTGAACCAAACCATCCAAATCAGTTTTCAGAAACACAGTCCTTGAGTACTTCCTCCAAGGCCTACCAAGAAATGTCTTGAAAGATTCCTTGAGTGTGAGAAACTCAGAATCTGGCCTAACCCTGCAGCTTTGGATTGAAATTCCTGTGTTCTTGTTGGGGTCATCTCTTCCTTGTGCTGTGATGAAGTTGGATTGGTGGCTCATTGGCTTCCTCACAAAGATGTCACAGTTCTGCAGCACCACTGTTGCATCCCCAAAGATGAAATCAATGGTGCCGTATACATAGCAGTCGCGGTAGAATTGACGATTTGAGTGCACGTAGAGAGTGTCTTGGTAGGCTCTGAAGCTGCACCTGTAGAACACTGATAAGTCTGAACTTACCTTGAGTGCCACTGCTTGGTGCTTCTCTGGGCCAGCACTGTTCTCAAATGTCATGTCTCTGGCCCAGAATCCATCCCCTGATACATCTGTTTCATGTACCAAATCATCTTAGCTAAACCTTTGAATCACATTTCAATATTTGATATATGAGCACAATACTTGTAAGAGTGAGTTTTAAATTGTGGTCGCCGTTTCattcattgcattgcattgcttaatattgtaaaaaattacaaacaaatctGATTGATACGAAGATGATCACAATTGCACTCctaaacatacatttaattctataggaacaagaaaaatcttggattactttttgaaaaaaaaaatagaaatcaattttttttggagtaaaaagaccattaaatgaaaaaaaagacatCATTTATCCAATATCAAAGGATTTGAATCAAAATTTTCAGAtagataaaataatgatttaaacATATTggtttatcttaaaaaatgaaaaaaaataaaatgaattgatcacaaattattataagattttacgattttcaattcttttaaaaagagataaaaaaattgtagaaaaaatagaatttctATCACCCCAACAAAATCTTCTAATATTCtttgagaataaaaatgattGAACGTCTAAAGACTTGATGCTACAACCGAAATCGCCATCCCAAATTAAACCTTCtaactaatattatttgagaataaaaatgattGAACGTTTAAAGACCTTGATGATACAACCGAAATCGCCATCCGAATTTTTAACACCTTGCTTAAGTACAATTGATTAAAAGCTtaagatatattaaaataatgtaatgaTTAAATTCTtactaaaattgatttaatattattatcttcaGTTTTAGACTTtcatactttaaaaataataagtgtGTGACCAAAATGGTATTGATATGATTGTTAAAGGAGTCATTATTACTAAAGTCTAAccattttcaattaaataagaatccatgattaaaaaacatttgctatatctattctaattaaattcttgtTCTGTTTGGTTAGATCGTTAGACAAAATTTTCATAGTCTTACCAAATGTGGCTGAGTTCAGAGTGGTAGAACCTTGAACAACATTTCTGTTGCCAGTGacaatagttttgtctatgcCATCTCCTACAAGCATCACATTATGCAGTTTCTGTCCAATTTCCACCTTCTCATGATAGACCCCTGATTTTACATGTATTACTGCTCTTGCAGGACGGTTGTGCCCCATTGCAGCAAGTGCATTTACTGCTGCTTGGATTGTTCCGTGTGTCCCTGAACCATCCTGTGCCACTGTGAAATCTGGCTTATAGCTTGATTCACTCCATGATTCTAAAATACCAGCATAATCTGATTTGGATATTGTTCCCTCAGGTGGTCCTGtacaaacaattaaataatcgatacaacaaagagaaaaaagactATGCAGTGAccctatcaaataaattttatataattataatatatagtaaGTTTGTTTAACACTGTCAATACACATGACCAGTGAATTCtataacaaaaaatgaagataTTAATTACTATTGTCATCAATATGGGAATTAACCATCTTATGTTACCatccttaattaattttatcaatatttgttgttttttcaCCCAGTAGTACATAAGTGTGTGACCAAAATGGTAGTAGGCATATCAAATGGCAGAGAATATTATCTTTCCTCTTAAATGGAGAAGACACCAAATAGCTACCAACAAGTTAACAAAACCACTTAAGTAATAgttattagttttctttttttgtttgccATCTACTAAGGTAGACCAAATGAGTTTATTGCATAGCCTAGTCAGAGTGctttgatttcttttgtttgtttcattcaCTAAAGGACAATATTCTGCCTTCCGTGACATTCTTCTAACTTCTTTTGCCGAAAAGAGTAAAATCATATAATCCTTTAAGAAATATAGGTGGAGATAAGTTCAAAACATGTAGTTTCTGCAAAagtaaaaaatcaaatgaaatgcctaaaaatacattaaaggagaaaattaacaatccaattaaaaaaatcattttacatatttctttttatatgacTAAATATAATTTGTCCCTCATCtgaatttttcttatttcagtTGTTTTTCATGTTTAAAAGGTTTCATTTTAATTCGTTAAAATGTAATTGTTCTATGATCAGTTGTTTAGACTAACAATGTTAATTTTAACTAAAGTGACAAACGTTTATCGGATATAGCATTGCCACGGGACCAAATTGTCCAAGTTAGTTTCATAAAGTGACAAAATAATGACAAACAATCTAACATAAAAGgctttaaaataaacattttaagagagtaagataaaataatttaaatttaagagattaaactaatatgaaaaattttatgaattatattttatacttttttttacaagaagaCTTTTTTATACTATATATTTATACTCTTGTCGCATATGAAAAATATCGAATATTGAGAGATATGCAATGTAAGAGAAAATAAGCAAATTAATAATGATCTATTTTATggtatatagatatatatttatatttgatgaaacttttgaattgaagtaataaaacctaaaattcatatatatatatatatatatatatgaagaaagAAAGACACACGCACGTGTAGGATATATATATCCTTGTTCAAAGGCAGTGTCAACTCTCGACTTGTCTAAATGCTGTCGTCTTTTAAATTAGGTTTAATGGTGGGACTGCATGGATACCATCATCCTTTTCATTTATGAATCATTTAGTGCAATAGCAGAATATAGATAATGTTTAGTTAATGTCTCAAAGTAGATACGTACACTGTtacatatatatgaaaattcccTTTATATGAAGATTCCCTACTGATATATCAATCTAAACTAGTAAGACTTAAAGAGTGCAAGCAAAGAAAAACAAGTCCATTTGACAATAACATATCTACCACAAATTACTTACCTTTCCCTTTGCCTTTATTATTCTTTGAATACACAACAAGAGCTTGCTTAAGCAACATGGTCAAGTTCCTATCCAAAACCTGAGCTTCAATATACCCTTTTTCTTTCAATCCATCCAAACAAGTCCTATGATTTGTCATCACAGCACTCATCCATGTGAGTGCATCTTCTTTGGCGTAGTAACTCTCTTGAGACATCATGTGAGAGAGCCGAGACTCACTCTCCTCATAGAGTTTGGCACAATCACTAAGGGCTATTGTAGCACTTGTTTGATCAGAAAGACTTAGGCTTCCCAAGCCATGCAATCTCAAAGAGTTTCCAATCAAATTCTTGGCTTGAGAAACATGGTTTTGGGCCATTTGGAGCACCTCAATTTCTTGGAGGCAAAGGGTGGTGATGGCCATGGCAAGGAAGAGGAACAAGGTGGTGGTGACGACATAAGTGACCATTTTTAATTAACTAGAGAGAGAACAGTGATT harbors:
- the LOC114405905 gene encoding probable pectinesterase/pectinesterase inhibitor 36, which encodes MVTYVVTTTLFLFLAMAITTLCLQEIEVLQMAQNHVSQAKNLIGNSLRLHGLGSLSLSDQTSATIALSDCAKLYEESESRLSHMMSQESYYAKEDALTWMSAVMTNHRTCLDGLKEKGYIEAQVLDRNLTMLLKQALVVYSKNNKGKGKGPPEGTISKSDYAGILESWSESSYKPDFTVAQDGSGTHGTIQAAVNALAAMGHNRPARAVIHVKSGVYHEKVEIGQKLHNVMLVGDGIDKTIVTGNRNVVQGSTTLNSATFDVSGDGFWARDMTFENSAGPEKHQAVALKVSSDLSVFYRCSFRAYQDTLYVHSNRQFYRDCYVYGTIDFIFGDATVVLQNCDIFVRKPMSHQSNFITAQGRDDPNKNTGISIQSCRVRPDSEFLTLKESFKTFLGRPWRKYSRTVFLKTDLDGLVHPRGWGEWSGEFALSTLYYGEYLNTGYGASTQNRVNWPGFHVLRSASEATPFTVNQFLQGERWIPATGVPFSSGI